GAGCGTCATTCCGCAGTCGCGCAGGAACTCCATCATTCGCCCGGAAACGTCGTAGCCGTAGTTGAGATCAAGCGACAGAAAGCGCTGCTCGTTGAAGGCGTCGGCGGCGCCGATCGCGTCGGGGCTTTCCGGATGAAAATATTCGGAAGACTCGCTCTGGATGAACAGCGCGTCAGGCCGGATTTCCAGGATCGCGTACATCGCCAGGATATTGGCTTTGACGATATGCTTGAGCGCGGTCACGAAGGCCGGGTCCGAACTCAGCTGCTCGTTCCACCAGCCCCAGCGTGCAGAGAAGGTGGCGCAAATGAACATCTCGTTGACCGGGGTATAGAGCTGCACCCACGGAAAGCGCGCCGCGAAGTCGCCGGCGTAGCGCTCGAACAGCTTTGGGAAATCCGGGTTCTGAAAGTCTCCGACCCAGTCCGGAACGCCGAAATGACAAAGGTCGACGATCGGCACGATGTCGCGCCGTTTCAGGTCGTTGAACGTTTCGTCCGCGAAGCTCCAGTCGTAATGGCCGTCCCCAAGCCAGGTCGTGTGGATCGGCGGTCCGTAGCGCAGGAAATGTATTCCCTGTTCCTGCACAAGGTCGAAGTCCTTGCGCCAGTGCTTGTAGAAGCCGCACTTTTCCAGCTCGTCGACGCGATGACGGCCGTTCTGGATGGTCGGCACGCTGTTTTCGATCCCGGTGGCGAACATGAAACTGATCATGAGAAGGCTCCCTAACCGAGCGCTGGAAGCCGTCTTTTAGACTCGTAGCATGGGTAAGGCTTTTGGGGTTTTCCCGGGGTCCGCAGGGATAACCACGACTAACCATTGCAGATGCGGCGAAGCAGGGCGGCACCCGCATAACCCCTACAACTACTTACGGAACATCACGGATAGGGCCGGGCACCGGCGCGCGTAGATTCGCACTCATCGATCCGAGGGTCAGCGCGAGTGTGAACCGACATGGACGTCGCCGAAGTCAAAACTGCCGAAGCTGAAAACCTCTCAAGCCAGGAGCGTGCGATCGAGACCGGCGCGAAGCTCCTGCGCGGCCGTGTAACGGATCGAGTGCTTCGGCTGCACGACGCGATCCGCAATTATGGGCCGCCGCAACTTACTCTTGAGCGGGCAGTCTATTTCACCGAGTCCTTCAAGCAGACCGAAGGCCAGCCCTTGGTCTGGCGCTGGGCAAAGGCGCTCCATCATATCGCGGAGAATATCTCCGTCACCATCTTCGACGACGAGTTGATCGTCGGCCGGCCCAATACGTGGCTCGGCCGATACACGCTCGCCTACCCGGAACTCGACGGGACGATCATGCAGGCGGGTGCCGAGGCGTTCATTACGGCCAAGGGCGCACATGACGCCGTCACGGTAACCGACGAAGACAAGAGGATCATCGACGAGGTCCTTTTTCCCTATTGGAATGGCAAGGACTTCACGCCGAACTTCATCAAGGCGCTGCCGCCCGAGACCCGGCATTTTTGCTGGGGCTCTGACCCGGAGAATGTCGGGACCAAGTTCTCGTTCGTGATCATTTCCACGTCGACGATGCGCCATTCCCAGAATTGGGTCATCGACTTCGAGAAGATCCTGAAGCGCGGATGCAAGGGCCTGCGCGAGGGAGCCCGGGAGCGGCTGAACTCGCTTGAAGACCCGCGCGACCTGGCATTCAAGAAACCGTTCTACGAAGCGGCAATCATCAGCTGCGACGCATTGAGCCTCTTCGCCAAACGGTATTCCGAACTGGCGGCATCGATGGCCGCGACGACCACGGACCGGCAGCGCAAGAAGGAGCTGGAAGAGATCTCGGAGATTTGCGCGTGGGTCCCGGAAAACCCCGCGCGCACCTTCCGCGAGGCCATCCAGGCTCAGTGGTTCACCCAGCTCTTTTCGCGCTTCGAAGAGCAGGTCGGAGGACAGATCAACCAGGGCCGGATGGACCAGTATTTCTATCCGACCTACCGAGCGGACGTCGACGAGGGACGGATCACACCGGACGGCGCGCAGGAACTGTTCCAGTGCCTGTGGCTCAACATCATGCAGAGCATCGAGTCCCAGATGTCGCCTTCCGCGGCCAAAGGCCGCGAAGGATTTTCCCACCACGAGACTGTGACCATCGGCGGCCAGACGCCGGACGGCTTCGACGCCACTAACGAGCTCTCTTACGTTCTTCTGGAATCCACCCGTCCGCTGCCGATCAGCTATCCCGAGCTGGGTGTGCGGATCCATGCCGGGACGCCGGAACGGTTCCTGCATGCCGTGGCCGAGACCATCAAGGACGGCAAGGGCTCGCCCAAGCTGATCAACGACGAGTTCGAAGTTCCCTGGTTTATGAGCAACGGGATCGAGAAGCGGGAAGCGCTCGATTACGCGATGTCCGGCTGCTCGGAATCACGCCTGCCGAACCGCGAGACGCATAAAACGGGCAATGCGGGCATCAATTACGGAGCGGTCATGGAGATGACCCTCCGCGACGGCAAGATGAAGATCTACAACGAACAGTTTGGGTTGAAGACCGGCGATCCGAGGACCTTCAAGACCTACGAGGATGTGTGGAACGCGTATCAGCTGCAGCTTGAGAACGTCGTCAAGCACATCATGATTCAGAACTATATCGCGGCCGGTCTGAAGCCCCGATATATCGCCGCCCCTCTGGCCTCCACGATGCATGATCTATGCATGGAGCACGGCAGGGATCTCCATACCCACGCGGATTACATCCCGGGCGCGCTCGACGCTTCCTGCATCGACGGGCTCGGCGGGTTCGCGACCTGCATCGATAGCCTCGCCGCCATCAAGCACCTCATCTACGATACGAAGAAGCTGACTTGGGACGAGCTGCTCGACGCGCTGGAAAAGAATTGGGAAGGCGCAGAGGCCATCCGCCAGATGTGCGTGAATGCGCCCAAATACGGCAACGGCATCGAGTGGGTCGATGCCATCGGATACCGGATCCAGCGCACGGTCATGGAATATGCCCACAGGCATCCCAGGCCGCACGGCCAGAGCGCCAACATGCGCATCATTCCGATCACCTTCCACAACCCCAGCGGCAAGGTGACGATGGCGACGCCGAACGGACGGCGCGCCGGCGAATTTCTTTCGGACGGGATCGTGCCCTCACACGGCTGCGACACCAAGGGCCCCACGGTAACCCTTAACTCGATCGCGAGGGCGACCTGCCAGATCTACAAGGAGCATCGCGAAGACCTCCTCAACATGAAGATGTCGCCGGCGAACGTCGCTGGCGAAGAGGGGACGCGCCGGCTGATGCAGTTGATCCGCACGTGGTCCGCGCAGAAACACGTGCACATCCAGTTCAACATCCTCAATCGGGAAGTCCTGATCGAGGCGCAGAAGGATCCGGAGAAGTATCGGGATCTAGTCGTGCGGGTCGCCGGCTACTGCGCCTTCTTCGTCGATCTGTCCCCCAGCCAGCAGGCTGAAATCATTGCAAGAACTGAGGAGCAGTTAAGTCACTGAGCAAGCGTGATTGTGCTCAGCGCAACATTCAACAGCGAGGGTAAAATGGAACAGACCATAGCACCGCGGCCGACAGAGATGACGACGCAAGAACAGAAGATCGTATTGACCGGCATCGCGCGGTCCAAAGGCAAGGCGAAAGCCGAAGCGATGGTGTTCAGCCATCGGTTTGGATGGGCGTTCAATCACGTCGGCAACGAAGACGGCAAGGTCCTGACGGCCGGTTGGGATCACCAGGGGGAGTCCGTGACGGGCAAGATCGTCGTCTATCCGACCGTGACCGGCTCAACCAGCGGAGCCGTCAGCCTCTACTTCAAGGTCAAACAGTCGAAACACGGCCCGGCCGGCCTCATCTGCCGCGAGATTTTCCCCTTCGATATCAGCGGCGCCATCGCCTCCGAGATCCCAGCGGTCGACAAATTGGACCAGGACCCGATCACGACCATCAAGAATGGCGACATCGTTGAGATCGACGCACCCGAGGTCGGCCAGAAGGCGACCGTCACTATCACTCGACGGGCATAGCCCGAACTCAAGAATTCACTCTATTTCGAAGGAGTTGGTCATGGCGATGAAGCTCACAACCTATCAGCAGGAAATGCTGGACGGTAAGCATGGCGAAACCAAGCAGTTCTGCATGGAAAGACTCTCGGACTTCGGCAAAGCGGTCGAGGCAGAAGAGATGGTGGACCTCGTCCTCGTCCTCAATGCTTGCCCGATTTACTCGGAAGACCGCCGAAACCCCGAAACGGCCGAGAAGCTCGCCGCCTACGATCTCGGGCACAGCGCGCTATACGATCCGATCTTCAAGATGAAGGACGCGCATGTGGCCGATGAAACCGGCACCGCGTGTGGAAACGACCCGTACTTCGTGCAACTCGATAAGGTCGAGGAGAAAGGCTACCCTTGGAATTTCGAAATTCCAGGCAAAGGCAGCTTCAAGGTCGACGACGAAATGGTCGACGACTTCAGGGCCGGGTACGACAAGCTATTGGATCATGGCTGGCTGCCTTGGCTGTCGTGCAACCCGTATCTGAATACGCGCATCCCGAAGATGGGTGAGTATGCCGCCAGCTCGGAGTCGAGTGCGGCCTGCTATATCAACACGATCCTCAGCGCACGGACCAACCGGGAGTCCCCGGTCAACACCGTCTACTGCGCCTACACCGGCTGCATGCCCAAGTACGGCACTCACCTGGACGAAAATCGGGCGGCCAAATGTATCGTCGAACTGGACGATGAGGTCCGCGACAACGTCAAGGGAATGGCCGATTTCGGCGCACTCGGCGCGTGCATCGCGGCGAAGGCGGAGAACCGCATCATGGCCGTGCTCAACCTACCCAAGAACCTGAGCGCGGGCGCGACCAAGAATCTCATCTCGTGCGCTTCGCCGGGCATGAACGACCCGATGCTGCATCTGATGGGGATCACGCCTGAATCGCCGACGCTGGAAGCGGCGTTCAAGGGCAACATGCCCAAGAACCCCGAGCGCTACAAGGTCACGATGGACGACATCATCGAGATGTATCAGTACCTCAATAACCTTGCTCCCGCGCCCGGTCCGGACCGCGCAAAGCCGGTGGACATCGTGATCGTCGGTTGCCCGCACGCGACCTTCGACGAGGTCCGTGAGGTTGCCCGCCTGATCAAGGGGAAGAAGGTCAAGGAAGGGGTGCAGCTGTGGGTGCAGACCGACACGCCGACCTACTTCATGGCGCAGCAGTATGGCGATACCAAAGCCATCGAGGACGCCGGTGGTAAGATCTACCACCAGACGTGCATGGCGATGACGCCGTTCCGCCACTACCCCGAGAACATCGTCATCGCGACGAGCAGCTTCAAGTATGTGAAGCTGGGCGCCGGTTTCGGATCGGAAGGGACGACCTGGATCTACGGAAATCCGGAGTCAATCGTCATGGCGGCGGTGACCGGCGTGTTCACGCCTACGGCGCGCTGGGATTACTGGAACCGCCCGCGTGAGGAGCGGCTCGCCAGTGAAAAGGATCGGCCGCTCTACGAAGTACCCGTTCCGATGATTGGCTAGCTGACTGAAGCACAGCGAGCGCCCCTGGAAAGCCGGGGGTGCTCGACTGGCCCTGCTCCTTGAAAGCACGGGCAACCAACGGAAGCCCCGTCCAATGCAAACGACCTACGCAACTCCGGCCCGTTCCGAAGCATCCGCCCGCGGGCAGACGCTCGGACTGCCGCAGAGAGAGAAATCATTCCCCTGCGGCCCGCCGGTCACCATCACCGACAAGGCGTTGAAGAAGATTGTCGAAGCCAAGCAAAAGCTGGGTCTGCCGGTCAAGGGCCTCAGGGTGAGTGCTCATCCGCGCTCGGTGTTGCGGGCGGATTTTTCCCTGCGGTTCGTCCCCGCCGGGGAAGAAGATTCGCCCGCGGATTCAATCCATCGTTACGAGGGCATCGATCTTTACGTCGCTTCCGACAGCGCCCCCTACCTGGAGGGCGCGACCATCGACTTCGTGTTCAGCTTGCTCAGCAGCGACTTCAAGGTTGAAGCGCCTTTGCGAAGACTGGACACCCCTCAATCCCGAACCGCCGCGAAAATCCAGCAGGTTCTCGACGAGGAGGTCATTCCGGCGCTGGCCACGCACGGTGGCGGCGCCGTCGTTGTCGATTTCAAGGACGGTGTCGTCTTCCTTGAGCTGACGGGCGGTTGCCAGGGGTGCCGCTTGGCCGGCGCCACCATGAAAGACGGCATCGAGGCATCCATCCGCAGAAGCTTCCCGGAAATCACGGAAGTTCGCGACGTCACCAAACACGCAGATGGGAAAAGCCCATATGCCTAGCGGTGACAGGCCTTTGACGGTGTCCGACGCCAAGGACTGCAAGGGCAGGAACCAGGTCGAGCAAGTCGATCGCTTCGGCGATTGACGAAGGAGATAAGTGTCATGACCGCAAGTGCGCAACGCATCGCCATCAATATCGGAAGCGGCTACGTCCCGGGTCTCGACGTGGTGGTGGCCGGCGCGACGCTGGCGGCGAACGAGCTCGGAGTGGAGCTCGTCGGGATCCGCGACGGATATGACGGGCTGCTTTATCCGGAGCGCTATCCCGGCGGCGGGATGGTTTCGCTAAGTCCTGAAATCTTGGAGGCCGACGGCCACGGCGGAAGCCTGCTCGGCACTGCCGCACGCACCGATCCGTTCAACGTCCGCACGCTCAACGACGAGAACTCCGTCGAGGAAGTCGATCGGTCCGGCGACGTCCTCGAAGCATTGAACGCCGCGGGGATCGACGGCGTGATCTCACTGGTCGGGGGTAGTACCGTCACGGGGCTGCACGCGCTGAGCGTTGCGTTCAAATTGCATCGCCAGGGGCTGCGTACGGTCTGCGTTCCGAAGTCCGTCGAAAATGAGATTTCCTCCGTCCCGCAGGCTTTCGGTTACAATAGCGTGTTGTCTCACACGGCGGAGACGCTCGAACGGATCCGCGCCGCAGCGCTTGATATCGGGCGTTTGGCGGTCGTTGAGGTTCCGGGGCAGCACTCTGGATGGTTGGCCCTGCAATCGGGCCTGGCCGCCGTTGCCGACGCAATCCTGTTGCCCGAGATCCCTTACGACCTCGCGAAGGTTGCCGACACGCTCACCCGGCACGAGGAATCAGGGCGGCGGCCCGCGCTGGTGGTAGTGGCCGAGGGAGCCCGGCCGGTGAATTTACCTACTACGGCCGGCCCGGACACGGACGGCATGCGCGCAAGCCTGACGCCAAATGCAGATCCGGAGCTCGGCGAGGGAGAGCATACGATCGACCGTGCCGGCGCTGCAGCGAAATCTGTCGGCGTGGCCCTCCAGCGGCTGACCAACCGTGACATCCTGCCGCTTTCCCTGGGCGATTTGGTGCGCGGTGGACTGCCGACCGCGGTCGATCGTCAACTGGGGCTTGCTTATGGCGCGGGCGCGG
This portion of the Sphingomonas limnosediminicola genome encodes:
- a CDS encoding family 1 glycosylhydrolase, whose amino-acid sequence is MISFMFATGIENSVPTIQNGRHRVDELEKCGFYKHWRKDFDLVQEQGIHFLRYGPPIHTTWLGDGHYDWSFADETFNDLKRRDIVPIVDLCHFGVPDWVGDFQNPDFPKLFERYAGDFAARFPWVQLYTPVNEMFICATFSARWGWWNEQLSSDPAFVTALKHIVKANILAMYAILEIRPDALFIQSESSEYFHPESPDAIGAADAFNEQRFLSLDLNYGYDVSGRMMEFLRDCGMTLDEYKFFRTKNLRHHCIMGNDYYITNEHLVHADGRTDPSGEIFGYHTITAEYFQRYRLPVMHTETNLCDGSRGEAVTWLNKEWANVLRIKRSGVPVVGFTWYSLIDQVDWDSALRENRGNVNPLGLYDLDRNIRPVGRAYKKLIADWSNLVDAQTVCLTIPVFSPSEQEEPLIIREQAKARSNRIALSKLSLSALKEPAIAESSRKLPQEAI
- a CDS encoding 6-phosphofructokinase, with translation MTASAQRIAINIGSGYVPGLDVVVAGATLAANELGVELVGIRDGYDGLLYPERYPGGGMVSLSPEILEADGHGGSLLGTAARTDPFNVRTLNDENSVEEVDRSGDVLEALNAAGIDGVISLVGGSTVTGLHALSVAFKLHRQGLRTVCVPKSVENEISSVPQAFGYNSVLSHTAETLERIRAAALDIGRLAVVEVPGQHSGWLALQSGLAAVADAILLPEIPYDLAKVADTLTRHEESGRRPALVVVAEGARPVNLPTTAGPDTDGMRASLTPNADPELGEGEHTIDRAGAAAKSVGVALQRLTNRDILPLSLGDLVRGGLPTAVDRQLGLAYGAGAVRALHGGEDGVMVMFDSPDLKTIPMVDALKRVRTVPAESELMQIARGLGIAFGD
- a CDS encoding aconitase X swivel domain-containing protein; the encoded protein is MEQTIAPRPTEMTTQEQKIVLTGIARSKGKAKAEAMVFSHRFGWAFNHVGNEDGKVLTAGWDHQGESVTGKIVVYPTVTGSTSGAVSLYFKVKQSKHGPAGLICREIFPFDISGAIASEIPAVDKLDQDPITTIKNGDIVEIDAPEVGQKATVTITRRA
- a CDS encoding aconitase X; amino-acid sequence: MAMKLTTYQQEMLDGKHGETKQFCMERLSDFGKAVEAEEMVDLVLVLNACPIYSEDRRNPETAEKLAAYDLGHSALYDPIFKMKDAHVADETGTACGNDPYFVQLDKVEEKGYPWNFEIPGKGSFKVDDEMVDDFRAGYDKLLDHGWLPWLSCNPYLNTRIPKMGEYAASSESSAACYINTILSARTNRESPVNTVYCAYTGCMPKYGTHLDENRAAKCIVELDDEVRDNVKGMADFGALGACIAAKAENRIMAVLNLPKNLSAGATKNLISCASPGMNDPMLHLMGITPESPTLEAAFKGNMPKNPERYKVTMDDIIEMYQYLNNLAPAPGPDRAKPVDIVIVGCPHATFDEVREVARLIKGKKVKEGVQLWVQTDTPTYFMAQQYGDTKAIEDAGGKIYHQTCMAMTPFRHYPENIVIATSSFKYVKLGAGFGSEGTTWIYGNPESIVMAAVTGVFTPTARWDYWNRPREERLASEKDRPLYEVPVPMIG
- a CDS encoding NifU family protein, coding for MQTTYATPARSEASARGQTLGLPQREKSFPCGPPVTITDKALKKIVEAKQKLGLPVKGLRVSAHPRSVLRADFSLRFVPAGEEDSPADSIHRYEGIDLYVASDSAPYLEGATIDFVFSLLSSDFKVEAPLRRLDTPQSRTAAKIQQVLDEEVIPALATHGGGAVVVDFKDGVVFLELTGGCQGCRLAGATMKDGIEASIRRSFPEITEVRDVTKHADGKSPYA
- a CDS encoding glycyl radical protein, with amino-acid sequence MDVAEVKTAEAENLSSQERAIETGAKLLRGRVTDRVLRLHDAIRNYGPPQLTLERAVYFTESFKQTEGQPLVWRWAKALHHIAENISVTIFDDELIVGRPNTWLGRYTLAYPELDGTIMQAGAEAFITAKGAHDAVTVTDEDKRIIDEVLFPYWNGKDFTPNFIKALPPETRHFCWGSDPENVGTKFSFVIISTSTMRHSQNWVIDFEKILKRGCKGLREGARERLNSLEDPRDLAFKKPFYEAAIISCDALSLFAKRYSELAASMAATTTDRQRKKELEEISEICAWVPENPARTFREAIQAQWFTQLFSRFEEQVGGQINQGRMDQYFYPTYRADVDEGRITPDGAQELFQCLWLNIMQSIESQMSPSAAKGREGFSHHETVTIGGQTPDGFDATNELSYVLLESTRPLPISYPELGVRIHAGTPERFLHAVAETIKDGKGSPKLINDEFEVPWFMSNGIEKREALDYAMSGCSESRLPNRETHKTGNAGINYGAVMEMTLRDGKMKIYNEQFGLKTGDPRTFKTYEDVWNAYQLQLENVVKHIMIQNYIAAGLKPRYIAAPLASTMHDLCMEHGRDLHTHADYIPGALDASCIDGLGGFATCIDSLAAIKHLIYDTKKLTWDELLDALEKNWEGAEAIRQMCVNAPKYGNGIEWVDAIGYRIQRTVMEYAHRHPRPHGQSANMRIIPITFHNPSGKVTMATPNGRRAGEFLSDGIVPSHGCDTKGPTVTLNSIARATCQIYKEHREDLLNMKMSPANVAGEEGTRRLMQLIRTWSAQKHVHIQFNILNREVLIEAQKDPEKYRDLVVRVAGYCAFFVDLSPSQQAEIIARTEEQLSH